The Oecophyllibacter saccharovorans sequence CGCCGAAGATCGCACTGCCGACCCGCACCAGTGTCGCCCCTGCTGCAATGGCGGCAGGGTAGTCAGCCGACATGCCCATGGAGAGCGTGTCCAGCCCGTGCCGGCGCCCCAGTTCAGCCAGGCAGGTGAAATGCGGTGCCGGATCCTCATGAGCGGGCGGAATGGCCATGAGGCCCCGCAATCTGTCGCCGAAGCGCTGCTGGCACATATCGATGAAAGCATCCGCCTCTGAAAGGAGGACACCTGATTTCTGCGGCTCACTGCCGGTATTGATCTGCACCAGAAGGTCAGGTAGGCGGCCTGTCTTCTGGGCGGCTTTCTCAAGCGCATCGGCAAGAGCAGGGCGGTCCAGGCTTTCGATCATGTCGGCGATCCTGCAGGCTTCCACGGCCTTATTGGTCTGCAGGCTGCCGATCAGGTGAAGCTGCAGATCGGGCCAGGCCTGGCGGAGGGCCGGGAATTTCGCTGCGGCTTCCTGCACCCGGTTCTCGCCGAAAAGGCGCTGGCCTGCCTGCAGCGCAGCCTCGACGGATGTTGCAGGCTGAAACTTGCTGACAGCCACCAGCTCAACGCTTCCCGCCTTCCG is a genomic window containing:
- a CDS encoding YggS family pyridoxal phosphate-dependent enzyme codes for the protein MLSPMMTPTSSSPQPASPDIAANLQAVRHTIRDAVRNAGRKAGSVELVAVSKFQPATSVEAALQAGQRLFGENRVQEAAAKFPALRQAWPDLQLHLIGSLQTNKAVEACRIADMIESLDRPALADALEKAAQKTGRLPDLLVQINTGSEPQKSGVLLSEADAFIDMCQQRFGDRLRGLMAIPPAHEDPAPHFTCLAELGRRHGLDTLSMGMSADYPAAIAAGATLVRVGSAIFGARPPPTS